One window from the genome of Acinetobacter lanii encodes:
- the fusA gene encoding elongation factor G yields the protein MARQTPISRYRNIGISAHIDAGKTTTTERILFYTGVSHKIGEVHDGAATMDWMEQEQERGITITSAATTTFWSGMSKQYPEHRINVIDTPGHVDFTIEVERSMRVLDGACMVYCAVGGVQPQSETVWRQANKYQVPRLAFVNKMDRTGANFFRVVEQMKTRLGAHPVPVVIPVGAEENFQGVIDLIEMKQIIWDEASQGMKFEYGDIPADLQDVADEWRTNMVEAAAEASEELMDEYLNNGDLSKEQIVAGLRAQTLACEIQPMLCGTAFKNKGVQRMLDAVIDFLPSPTEVKPIEGILDDKAETKAIREASDEAPFSALAFKIMNDKFVGNLTFVRVYSGVLKQGDPVFNPVKSKRERIGRIVQMHANERQDVEEIRAGDIAACVGLKDVTTGDTLCDEKNVITLERMEFPEPVISLAVEPKTKADQEKMSIALGRLAKEDPSFRVRTDEESGQTIIAGMGELHLDIIVDRMKREFNVEANIGKPMVAYRETIKKTVEQEGKFVRQTGGKGKFGHVYVRLEPMDTDAGKEYEFAEEVVGGVVPKEFFGAVDKGIQERMKNGVLAGYPVVGIKATLFDGSYHDVDSDELSFKMAGSYAFRDGFMKADPILLEPIMKVEVETPEDYMGDIMGDLNRRRGMVQGMDDLPGGTKAIRAEVPLAEMFGYATQMRSMSQGRATYSMEFAKYAETPRNVAEGIISKFQSGGKKGDDE from the coding sequence ATGGCTCGTCAAACCCCTATTTCTCGTTACCGTAACATTGGTATTTCTGCGCACATCGATGCGGGTAAAACCACGACTACAGAACGTATTTTGTTCTACACAGGTGTATCTCACAAAATTGGTGAAGTACATGATGGTGCAGCAACAATGGACTGGATGGAACAAGAGCAAGAACGTGGTATTACTATCACTTCAGCTGCTACGACTACATTCTGGTCAGGTATGTCTAAACAGTACCCAGAACACCGTATCAACGTAATTGATACACCGGGACACGTTGACTTCACAATCGAAGTTGAACGTTCTATGCGTGTTCTTGATGGTGCGTGCATGGTTTACTGTGCTGTAGGTGGTGTTCAACCTCAGTCTGAAACTGTATGGCGTCAAGCGAACAAATACCAAGTTCCTCGTTTAGCATTCGTGAACAAGATGGACCGTACTGGTGCCAACTTCTTCCGTGTTGTTGAACAAATGAAAACACGTCTTGGTGCACACCCTGTACCAGTTGTGATCCCTGTTGGCGCTGAAGAAAACTTCCAAGGCGTTATCGATTTGATCGAAATGAAACAGATCATTTGGGATGAAGCTTCTCAAGGTATGAAGTTCGAGTACGGTGATATCCCTGCTGATCTTCAAGACGTTGCTGATGAGTGGCGTACAAACATGGTTGAAGCTGCGGCTGAAGCTTCTGAAGAGTTGATGGACGAATACTTGAACAATGGCGACTTGTCGAAAGAACAAATCGTTGCTGGTCTTCGTGCTCAAACTTTGGCTTGCGAAATCCAACCAATGCTTTGTGGTACAGCGTTCAAAAACAAAGGTGTTCAACGTATGTTGGATGCTGTTATTGACTTCTTACCATCACCGACTGAAGTTAAGCCAATCGAAGGTATTCTTGACGATAAAGCTGAAACTAAAGCGATTCGTGAAGCATCTGACGAAGCTCCGTTCTCTGCACTTGCATTCAAAATTATGAATGACAAGTTCGTAGGTAACTTAACGTTCGTACGTGTGTATTCTGGTGTGCTTAAACAAGGTGACCCAGTATTCAACCCAGTGAAATCTAAACGTGAGCGTATCGGTCGTATCGTGCAAATGCATGCGAACGAACGTCAAGACGTTGAAGAAATTCGCGCGGGTGATATCGCAGCGTGTGTAGGTCTTAAAGACGTGACCACCGGTGATACACTATGTGACGAGAAAAACGTTATTACTCTAGAGCGTATGGAATTCCCTGAGCCAGTAATTTCTTTAGCTGTAGAGCCTAAGACTAAAGCTGACCAAGAGAAAATGTCTATCGCACTTGGTCGTTTGGCGAAAGAAGATCCATCGTTCCGTGTTCGCACTGACGAAGAATCTGGTCAAACCATCATTGCAGGTATGGGTGAGCTTCACCTTGACATCATCGTTGACCGTATGAAGCGTGAATTCAACGTTGAAGCGAACATTGGTAAACCAATGGTAGCTTACCGCGAAACAATCAAAAAGACTGTTGAGCAAGAAGGTAAGTTCGTTCGTCAAACTGGTGGTAAAGGTAAATTCGGTCACGTATACGTACGTCTTGAGCCGATGGATACTGACGCTGGTAAAGAATACGAATTCGCTGAAGAAGTTGTTGGTGGTGTAGTACCTAAAGAATTCTTCGGTGCAGTTGACAAGGGTATCCAAGAACGTATGAAGAATGGTGTACTTGCTGGTTATCCAGTAGTGGGCATCAAAGCTACATTGTTCGACGGTTCTTACCATGATGTCGACTCTGACGAATTGTCGTTCAAAATGGCGGGTTCTTATGCCTTCCGTGATGGTTTCATGAAAGCGGATCCTATTTTGCTTGAACCTATCATGAAAGTTGAAGTAGAAACTCCAGAAGACTACATGGGCGATATCATGGGTGACTTAAACCGTCGTCGTGGTATGGTTCAAGGTATGGACGATTTACCTGGTGGTACTAAAGCAATTCGTGCTGAAGTTCCACTTGCTGAGATGTTTGGTTACGCGACTCAAATGCGTTCTATGTCTCAAGGTCGTGCGACTTACTCTATGGAATTTGCTAAATATGCTGAAACACCACGTAACGTGGCTGAAGGCATCATTTCTAAGTTCCAGTCTGGCGGTAAAAAAGGTGACGACGAGTAA
- a CDS encoding Lrp/AsnC ligand binding domain-containing protein has product MRKLDRTDRMILDILQKDGRLAISELASKVNLSTTPCSERVKRLERDGVIMGYYARLNPEHLERNLLVFLEIKLSAKSGDVFDQVAKNLSAVPEVLECHLISGEFDYLVKARLKEMSAYRRLLGDLLKMLPSSASSHSYIVMEEIKETLNLDVGM; this is encoded by the coding sequence ATGCGTAAATTAGACCGTACCGATCGCATGATTTTAGATATTTTGCAAAAGGATGGACGTCTTGCGATTAGTGAATTGGCATCCAAAGTGAATCTATCCACCACGCCCTGTTCAGAACGGGTCAAACGTTTAGAACGCGATGGTGTGATTATGGGGTATTACGCCAGACTCAATCCTGAACATCTTGAACGTAATCTTTTGGTATTTTTAGAAATCAAACTGTCCGCCAAATCAGGCGATGTTTTTGATCAAGTGGCGAAGAACTTAAGTGCCGTGCCTGAAGTGTTAGAATGTCATTTGATTTCAGGCGAGTTTGATTATTTGGTCAAAGCCCGCCTAAAAGAAATGAGTGCTTATCGCCGTTTACTCGGTGATTTACTAAAGATGCTCCCGTCTTCAGCTTCATCACATAGTTATATTGTGATGGAAGAAATTAAAGAGACCTTAAACTTAGATGTCGGTATGTAA
- a CDS encoding EcsC family protein, producing the protein MANSNNKQSGGLISQAFGVAKKLSTTGLDLVNHVAPGSVAKLKGESDPTKVVESSSDTSASLGTKKDQTAYENPQQMIRSHVPKLTQQLLGRHYNKVNNVASLVSPDLNNKIADYFFEKLNDFVSEQSSVDHLLKEVGAKELTDLAQDPSRSARISQALTNQNKTVAAVQGAITGATGVVGTAIDIPLSLALTLRSIYQSGRAHGFELDHRHEQNIVEYVFKQVDLGSIAEKQTLLVGLRALSNLLQTQDTTQIQRLLGSSNDVSVLKNWLTNADGSLKWTWLNHFPQISVLSKLTPLAGAGIGAVYSWKLAEDVSTKAEQIFSHAQQYLIQHPNESLDVLSAYEKSQTLLQQATPLLTAEPKTEAKPSVTATPVVAPVENKVITQVEVVKKGEEASSKPEPVSTESGLQKLVEQHVEPVDEVTTQKSLAHVGEDELIQPLDEDDIEYEADAEQSKGEAKVAEQATSDAKVKKKASAKPPKAN; encoded by the coding sequence ATGGCAAATTCTAATAATAAGCAATCGGGTGGACTGATCTCACAAGCGTTTGGGGTGGCTAAAAAGCTCAGTACAACAGGATTAGACTTGGTCAATCACGTGGCTCCAGGTTCGGTGGCTAAGTTAAAAGGTGAGTCCGACCCAACTAAAGTGGTTGAATCATCAAGTGATACTTCAGCTTCATTGGGAACAAAAAAAGATCAAACGGCTTATGAAAATCCACAGCAAATGATTCGTAGTCATGTGCCTAAATTGACCCAACAATTGCTGGGTCGTCATTACAATAAAGTCAATAATGTGGCGTCTTTGGTATCGCCAGATTTAAACAATAAAATTGCTGATTATTTTTTTGAAAAACTCAATGATTTCGTTTCAGAGCAAAGTTCAGTCGATCATTTGCTCAAAGAGGTCGGTGCCAAAGAGTTGACAGATCTTGCTCAAGATCCATCACGTTCAGCACGCATCTCTCAAGCCTTGACCAATCAAAATAAAACCGTGGCGGCTGTACAAGGTGCGATTACTGGCGCTACAGGTGTGGTCGGAACAGCGATTGATATTCCTTTATCTTTGGCATTGACCTTGAGATCGATTTATCAATCTGGTCGTGCGCACGGTTTTGAGTTGGATCATCGCCATGAACAGAACATTGTTGAATATGTCTTTAAACAGGTCGATTTGGGCTCGATTGCTGAGAAGCAAACCTTATTGGTGGGTCTAAGAGCATTGTCCAATTTATTACAAACCCAAGACACCACACAAATTCAACGTTTACTGGGTTCAAGTAATGATGTGTCGGTGCTGAAGAATTGGCTGACCAATGCAGATGGTTCATTAAAATGGACTTGGTTGAATCATTTTCCACAGATTTCAGTGCTTTCTAAATTAACCCCATTGGCAGGAGCGGGTATTGGTGCGGTATATAGCTGGAAATTGGCTGAAGATGTCAGTACCAAAGCAGAGCAGATTTTCTCACATGCACAGCAGTATTTGATTCAACATCCAAATGAATCACTTGATGTTTTGTCTGCCTATGAAAAATCCCAAACCTTGCTCCAACAAGCAACACCGTTATTAACCGCTGAGCCTAAGACTGAGGCGAAACCATCAGTGACAGCTACGCCTGTGGTAGCACCCGTTGAAAATAAAGTGATTACCCAAGTTGAAGTGGTGAAAAAAGGTGAGGAGGCAAGTAGCAAGCCAGAGCCAGTTTCGACTGAATCAGGGTTGCAAAAACTTGTAGAACAGCATGTAGAACCGGTGGATGAAGTCACTACACAAAAATCATTGGCGCACGTCGGTGAGGATGAGTTGATCCAGCCTTTAGATGAAGATGATATTGAATATGAAGCGGATGCAGAACAGTCTAAAGGTGAAGCAAAAGTTGCAGAACAAGCAACATCGGATGCGAAAGTGAAGAAAAAAGCTTCAGCTAAACCACCTAAAGCCAACTGA
- a CDS encoding beta-ketoacyl synthase N-terminal-like domain-containing protein translates to MKRVVITGMGINSCIGNTLEDVTHSLQNGISGTRFNPTYEELNFKSHVSAPADQNFDGIDRKLKRFMGVCAMHAYNAAVDAVANAGLTPEDLAGNPRYGIAGGSGGNSTASVAEMVELLETKGARKVGPFFVPRNMSNTITANVGVAFKLQGVAHSITSACATSADAIGYAYNLIQLGKQDLMLAGGGEEDHWSQSLLFDAMGALCSKYNDTPETASRPYSADRDGFVIAGGGGFVVLESLEHAQARGAKILAEVVAYAANSDGADMVAPSGEGATRCILMALEEAKQHGVDKIDYVNTHGTSTPAGDITELKAMGRAFGEGHVPPLSSTKSMTGHSLGAAGVQEAIYSILMMQNDFIAPNINVTELDEGAKGYDIVLEKRDAKLNTVMSNSFGFGGVNACLVFKKWDA, encoded by the coding sequence ATGAAACGTGTTGTAATCACGGGTATGGGCATTAACTCATGCATCGGTAATACATTGGAAGATGTGACTCATTCTTTACAAAATGGGATTTCAGGAACACGTTTTAACCCAACTTATGAAGAATTGAATTTCAAAAGTCATGTCAGCGCTCCTGCGGATCAAAACTTCGATGGGATTGACCGTAAATTGAAACGCTTCATGGGCGTGTGTGCAATGCATGCCTATAATGCAGCAGTCGATGCTGTGGCAAACGCAGGCTTAACACCTGAAGATTTGGCAGGCAATCCACGCTATGGTATTGCCGGCGGTTCAGGCGGTAACTCAACAGCATCTGTGGCTGAAATGGTTGAGTTGTTAGAGACCAAAGGTGCACGTAAAGTCGGCCCTTTCTTTGTCCCACGTAATATGTCAAACACCATTACCGCAAACGTGGGTGTGGCATTTAAATTACAAGGTGTCGCGCACTCGATTACCAGTGCTTGTGCAACGTCAGCGGATGCAATTGGTTATGCCTATAACCTGATCCAATTGGGCAAACAAGATTTGATGCTTGCCGGTGGCGGTGAAGAAGACCATTGGTCACAAAGTTTGTTGTTTGATGCAATGGGTGCACTTTGCTCTAAATACAACGACACGCCTGAAACAGCATCTCGTCCATACTCTGCCGATCGTGATGGTTTCGTGATTGCCGGGGGTGGCGGTTTCGTGGTGCTTGAATCACTTGAACACGCGCAAGCACGTGGTGCCAAGATTTTGGCTGAAGTTGTGGCCTATGCTGCCAACTCTGATGGTGCGGATATGGTTGCACCAAGTGGTGAAGGTGCAACACGTTGTATCTTGATGGCTTTGGAAGAAGCAAAACAACACGGTGTGGACAAAATTGACTATGTGAATACCCATGGTACGTCTACCCCTGCGGGCGACATTACTGAGCTTAAAGCAATGGGTCGTGCATTTGGTGAAGGCCATGTTCCACCACTCAGCTCAACCAAATCAATGACCGGTCACAGCTTAGGTGCTGCGGGTGTGCAAGAAGCGATTTATTCGATCCTGATGATGCAAAATGACTTTATTGCGCCAAACATCAATGTGACCGAACTTGATGAAGGTGCAAAAGGTTATGACATCGTACTTGAAAAACGTGATGCAAAATTGAATACTGTGATGAGTAATAGTTTCGGTTTTGGCGGTGTGAATGCCTGCCTCGTTTTCAAGAAGTGGGATGCATAA
- a CDS encoding hydroxymethylpyrimidine/phosphomethylpyrimidine kinase produces the protein MRPTVLCFSGLDPSGGAGLQADIEAIGQSGAHAAIACTALTVQNSQQVFSFEATPKALLLAQANAVVGDLPIHVVKSGMLGTTDNIAALAEFLREHPDYAYVLDPVLVANSGGSLGNQETLVKAFVELIPLATLITPNTVELRALTGEQNIDVATQKLFEMGAKAVLVKGGHEDTADYIQNSLYANGELISETQCPRLEGEYHGSGCSLASFIAGRLAQGDALKNAVHHAETWLFGVLKKAEIPVEGGQRIPKRF, from the coding sequence GTGCGCCCTACTGTACTTTGCTTTTCAGGACTTGATCCATCAGGTGGCGCTGGCTTACAGGCAGATATTGAAGCCATAGGGCAAAGTGGCGCACATGCCGCCATTGCGTGTACAGCATTAACGGTACAAAACTCACAACAAGTATTTAGCTTTGAAGCCACGCCTAAAGCATTGTTACTCGCTCAAGCAAATGCTGTCGTGGGTGACTTACCGATTCACGTCGTGAAATCAGGCATGCTTGGCACCACAGACAATATCGCTGCATTGGCCGAATTTTTGCGTGAGCATCCTGATTATGCTTATGTGCTTGACCCTGTATTGGTCGCAAACAGCGGTGGTTCACTGGGTAATCAAGAAACCTTGGTCAAAGCATTTGTGGAATTGATTCCACTAGCAACCTTAATCACCCCCAATACGGTTGAACTGCGTGCACTCACAGGTGAACAAAACATTGATGTGGCAACCCAAAAACTTTTTGAAATGGGTGCAAAAGCGGTTTTAGTCAAAGGTGGACATGAAGATACCGCGGACTATATTCAAAACTCACTTTATGCAAATGGTGAACTCATTTCAGAAACCCAATGCCCACGTCTTGAAGGTGAATATCACGGTTCGGGCTGTTCTTTGGCAAGCTTTATTGCAGGTCGTTTGGCACAAGGGGATGCGCTGAAAAATGCAGTACATCATGCAGAAACTTGGTTATTTGGCGTATTGAAAAAAGCAGAAATACCTGTTGAAGGTGGTCAACGGATTCCAAAGCGGTTTTAA
- the rpsG gene encoding 30S ribosomal protein S7, protein MPRRRVVAAREILPDPKFGSQTIAKFMNHVMQDGKKSIAESIVYGALDRVQEKNKVDPVEFFETTLEKVRPMVEVKARRVGGATYQVPMEVRPSRRTALAMRWLVDAAAKRSEKTMALRLAGELLDAAEGKGSAIKKREDVHRMAEANKAFSHYRF, encoded by the coding sequence ATGCCAAGACGTCGCGTAGTCGCTGCCCGTGAAATCCTTCCGGATCCTAAGTTCGGCAGCCAAACAATCGCTAAATTCATGAACCACGTAATGCAAGATGGTAAAAAATCTATTGCTGAAAGTATCGTTTACGGTGCTTTAGACCGCGTTCAAGAAAAAAATAAAGTAGACCCAGTTGAATTTTTCGAGACTACTCTTGAAAAAGTTCGTCCAATGGTCGAAGTAAAAGCTCGCCGTGTTGGTGGTGCTACATACCAAGTACCTATGGAAGTGCGCCCATCCCGTCGTACTGCCCTAGCTATGCGTTGGTTAGTAGACGCTGCTGCTAAGCGTTCTGAAAAAACTATGGCTTTACGTCTTGCTGGTGAGTTGCTTGATGCAGCTGAAGGTAAAGGTTCAGCGATCAAGAAACGTGAAGACGTGCATCGTATGGCTGAAGCCAACAAAGCATTCTCTCACTACCGTTTCTAA
- a CDS encoding D-amino acid dehydrogenase — MRVIVLGSGVIGVASAYYLAQQGAQVTVLDRQAGPAEETSFGNAGQISPGYSTPWAAPGIPFKAVKWMFQHHAPLAINVDGSMWQLQWMAQMLKNCNPQSYAINKERMTRVAEYSRDCLRALRQETGIQYENRSKGTLQVFRNEAQMEAVQRDIAVLKECGVPHQLLMRDELSKVEPALAHQDKLVGGLHLPNDETGDCYLFTNALANVAKALGVQFKFNQNVEKLIVEGNEIKGVLVNGEVLTADRYVLAFGSYSRDFLKPLNLDLPVYPVKGYSLTIPIVDANFAPQSTVLDETYKIAITRFDERIRVGGMAELSGYNHALNEHRRATLQMVTQDLFPGGDMEQASFWTGLRPMTPDSTPIIGATKFNNLFLNTGHGTLGWTMACGSGKLISDIVMNHTTDISTEGLSIQRYPHAA, encoded by the coding sequence ATGCGAGTGATTGTTCTAGGCAGTGGTGTAATTGGTGTTGCAAGTGCCTATTACCTTGCGCAACAAGGTGCACAAGTGACCGTACTTGACCGTCAAGCGGGTCCTGCGGAAGAGACCAGTTTTGGTAATGCGGGTCAAATCTCTCCGGGCTATTCAACGCCTTGGGCAGCGCCCGGTATTCCATTTAAAGCGGTGAAATGGATGTTCCAGCATCATGCGCCACTCGCAATCAATGTCGATGGCAGCATGTGGCAATTGCAGTGGATGGCACAAATGCTAAAAAACTGTAATCCACAAAGTTATGCGATTAATAAAGAACGTATGACCCGTGTAGCTGAATACAGTCGGGATTGTCTACGTGCCTTACGTCAAGAAACAGGCATTCAATACGAAAACCGCTCTAAAGGCACACTACAAGTCTTCCGCAATGAAGCCCAAATGGAAGCGGTACAACGTGACATCGCCGTGTTAAAAGAATGTGGCGTCCCACATCAATTATTAATGCGAGACGAACTATCTAAAGTTGAACCTGCTTTGGCACATCAAGATAAATTGGTCGGTGGTTTGCATTTACCCAATGATGAAACAGGCGATTGCTATTTATTTACCAATGCATTAGCCAATGTGGCAAAAGCATTGGGTGTGCAATTTAAATTTAATCAAAATGTGGAAAAACTCATTGTAGAAGGCAATGAAATTAAAGGCGTCTTGGTCAATGGTGAAGTGTTAACAGCAGATCGCTACGTGTTGGCTTTTGGGAGTTATTCACGAGATTTCTTAAAACCATTAAACTTGGATTTACCGGTCTATCCTGTCAAAGGCTATTCATTGACCATTCCTATTGTAGATGCCAACTTTGCACCGCAATCTACTGTCTTGGATGAAACCTACAAAATTGCGATCACCCGTTTTGATGAGCGTATTCGTGTCGGTGGAATGGCTGAGTTAAGTGGATACAACCATGCTTTAAATGAGCATCGCCGTGCTACCTTACAAATGGTCACTCAAGATTTGTTCCCCGGCGGTGATATGGAACAAGCCAGTTTCTGGACAGGTCTACGTCCAATGACGCCAGACAGTACGCCAATTATTGGCGCAACCAAGTTTAACAATTTGTTCTTAAATACCGGTCATGGCACCTTAGGTTGGACCATGGCCTGTGGCTCAGGCAAATTAATTAGTGATATTGTGATGAATCATACAACGGATATCAGCACAGAAGGTTTATCGATTCAGCGTTATCCGCATGCAGCTTAA
- a CDS encoding HAD-IA family hydrolase produces the protein MIKNLLIDLDGTLTDPKVGITTSARYGLNKVGHLIPDSENIDWIIGPPLKASLAKLLNVDVNDVLAEQALLGYRERFAVTGLFENHVFDDVPETLKQLQAKGYRLFLATAKPEVYAKQILEHFDLLKYFEYPYGSELNGERTNKGDLIAYILEKEQLKPEECLMVGDREHDIFGARKHGIDTIAVEYGYGSSEELDQAKPKARIQRFAELLQILDQNVSLL, from the coding sequence GTGATAAAGAACCTATTGATTGATTTAGATGGAACCCTGACCGATCCCAAAGTCGGGATTACCACTTCTGCGCGTTATGGTCTGAATAAAGTGGGGCATCTGATTCCAGACAGTGAAAATATCGACTGGATTATTGGACCACCCCTGAAAGCATCGCTTGCCAAACTACTCAATGTTGATGTTAATGATGTTTTGGCTGAGCAAGCACTGCTGGGCTACCGTGAACGTTTTGCCGTGACCGGATTATTTGAAAATCATGTGTTTGATGATGTGCCTGAAACGCTGAAGCAACTTCAAGCCAAAGGCTATCGTCTATTTTTGGCAACAGCAAAACCTGAAGTCTATGCAAAACAAATTCTTGAACACTTTGATTTACTCAAATATTTTGAATATCCCTATGGCAGTGAGCTAAACGGTGAACGCACCAATAAAGGTGATTTGATTGCGTATATTTTAGAAAAAGAGCAGTTAAAACCTGAAGAATGTTTGATGGTCGGCGACCGTGAACATGATATTTTCGGTGCACGTAAACATGGTATTGATACCATTGCTGTTGAATATGGGTATGGTTCATCTGAAGAGTTGGATCAGGCTAAACCCAAAGCCAGAATTCAACGCTTTGCGGAATTGCTTCAGATTCTTGATCAGAATGTCTCATTGCTTTAA
- the hemJ gene encoding protoporphyrinogen oxidase HemJ, with amino-acid sequence MDAPSDAFLWVKALHIIAVVCWFAALFYLPRLFVYHAMSEDAVSHERFQVMERKLYRGIMWPAMVATLITAHFLVDWGDATRHYHDAIWFYLKVSLVGLLVIYHLFCGYYRKKLMLDAHYKSHKFWRYFNEMPTLILFAVVILVVVKPQF; translated from the coding sequence ATGGATGCTCCTTCTGATGCTTTCCTTTGGGTAAAAGCATTACATATTATTGCGGTAGTGTGCTGGTTTGCAGCGCTGTTCTACCTGCCTCGCTTGTTTGTTTATCATGCAATGAGTGAGGATGCGGTGAGTCATGAGCGTTTCCAAGTGATGGAACGTAAGTTGTATCGCGGCATTATGTGGCCTGCGATGGTGGCAACGCTGATCACAGCGCATTTTTTGGTGGATTGGGGCGATGCAACCCGTCATTATCACGATGCGATATGGTTTTACTTGAAAGTGAGTCTCGTGGGATTATTGGTGATCTACCACTTGTTCTGTGGCTATTACCGTAAAAAATTGATGCTTGATGCACACTATAAATCACACAAGTTTTGGCGTTATTTTAATGAGATGCCAACCCTGATTCTGTTTGCTGTGGTGATCTTAGTGGTGGTTAAACCGCAATTTTAA
- the tuf gene encoding elongation factor Tu — MAKAKFERNKPHVNVGTIGHVDHGKTTLTAAIATICAKTYGGEAKDYAAIDSAPEEKARGITINTSHVEYDSPTRHYAHVDCPGHADYVKNMITGAAQMDGAILVCAATDGPMPQTREHILLSRQVGVPYILVFLNKCDLVDDEELLELVEMEVRELLSTYDFPGDDTPIIRGSALQALNGNDGQYGESAVIELVAALDSYIPEPERAIDKAFLMPIEDVFSISGRGTVVTGRVESGIVKVGEEVEIVGIKDTVKTTVTGVEMFRKLLDEGRAGENCGVLLRGTKREDVQRGQVLTKPGAIKPHTKFDAEVYVLSKEEGGRHTPFLNGYRPQFYFRTTDVTGAIQLQEGVEMVMPGDNVEMSVELIHPIAMDPGLRFAIREGGRTVGAGVVAKVTA, encoded by the coding sequence ATGGCTAAGGCTAAGTTCGAACGTAATAAACCACACGTTAACGTGGGCACAATTGGTCACGTCGACCATGGTAAAACTACTTTAACTGCTGCAATTGCAACTATCTGTGCAAAAACTTACGGCGGTGAAGCGAAAGATTACGCAGCAATTGACTCTGCACCAGAAGAAAAAGCACGTGGTATTACCATTAATACTTCACACGTAGAATACGATTCTCCAACTCGTCACTACGCGCACGTAGACTGCCCAGGTCACGCCGATTATGTTAAAAACATGATTACTGGTGCTGCGCAAATGGACGGTGCGATCCTTGTATGTGCTGCGACTGATGGTCCAATGCCACAAACACGTGAACACATCCTTCTTTCTCGCCAAGTAGGTGTACCATACATCCTTGTATTCCTTAACAAGTGTGACCTTGTTGATGATGAAGAGCTTCTTGAATTGGTAGAAATGGAAGTTCGTGAACTTCTTTCTACTTATGACTTCCCAGGTGATGACACTCCAATCATCCGTGGTTCAGCGCTTCAAGCGTTAAATGGTAACGACGGTCAATATGGCGAATCAGCTGTAATTGAATTGGTTGCTGCTCTTGACTCTTACATCCCAGAACCAGAACGTGCAATCGATAAAGCATTCTTGATGCCAATCGAAGACGTATTCTCTATTTCTGGTCGTGGTACAGTAGTAACTGGCCGTGTTGAATCAGGTATCGTGAAAGTAGGCGAAGAAGTTGAAATCGTTGGTATCAAAGACACAGTTAAAACAACTGTAACTGGCGTTGAAATGTTCCGTAAATTGCTTGACGAAGGTCGTGCAGGCGAGAACTGTGGTGTTCTTCTACGTGGTACTAAACGTGAAGACGTTCAACGTGGTCAAGTATTGACTAAACCAGGTGCGATCAAACCGCATACTAAATTCGACGCAGAAGTATACGTACTTTCTAAAGAAGAGGGTGGTCGTCATACTCCATTCCTTAACGGTTACCGTCCACAGTTCTACTTCCGTACAACTGACGTAACTGGTGCAATTCAATTGCAAGAAGGCGTTGAAATGGTTATGCCAGGTGACAACGTTGAAATGTCAGTAGAATTGATCCACCCAATCGCAATGGACCCAGGTCTACGTTTTGCGATCCGTGAAGGTGGTCGTACAGTGGGTGCTGGTGTTGTTGCTAAAGTAACTGCATAA
- the rpsL gene encoding 30S ribosomal protein S12: protein MATTNQLIRKGRTTLIEKSKVPALKACPQRRGVCTRVYTTTPKKPNSAMRKVCRVRLTSGFEVSSYIGGEGHNLQEHSVVLIRGGRVKDLPGVRYHTVRGSLDCAGVKDRNQSRSKYGTKRPKK from the coding sequence ATGGCAACAACAAATCAGTTGATCCGTAAGGGTCGTACAACTTTGATTGAAAAATCAAAAGTTCCTGCGTTGAAGGCTTGCCCACAACGTCGTGGTGTTTGTACACGTGTTTACACAACTACACCTAAAAAACCTAACTCAGCAATGCGTAAAGTTTGCCGTGTTCGCTTAACTTCTGGTTTTGAAGTTTCTAGCTACATCGGTGGTGAAGGCCATAACCTACAAGAGCACAGTGTTGTTCTTATCCGTGGTGGTCGTGTTAAAGACTTACCAGGTGTACGTTACCATACCGTTCGTGGTTCTTTAGACTGCGCTGGTGTTAAAGATCGTAACCAGTCTCGTTCTAAATACGGTACTAAACGTCCTAAGAAATAA